A genomic region of Methanobacterium sp. SMA-27 contains the following coding sequences:
- a CDS encoding thiamine pyrophosphate-binding protein, translating to MAEWGVRFVFGIPGTSALGLVDAVKNNEKIKYFQVRHEQTAAFMASAYGKLTGHIAACLTVAGPGATNLATGLYDAKLDHAPVLALTGQVERHRIGTGATQEIDQHPFFEPICVFNKTVMSKEQATSLVTRGIKHALMERGVSHLGIPNDMQKLPYNTKIKDFAGNLANRAVSQSPRHLINAVKVIDKSKRPVIIAGFGCMGQGDNLIHLAEKITAPIITTFRGKGLVDEHHHLYMGSHGSIGSTAASDLVQKSDLLIVIGASYSDQSQIPEKPTVQVDIDSMMIAKKYPVKVGLVGNSTEIVPELLNLVKKREDNNYLKEMEKLKQDWINLLEEEIDTESSPIRPQFIIKTLNDQLDDDAIITLDVGENAWWFGRNFWMTNKQKMLLSGYLGSMGFGLPAAMAAQITYPDRQVVCITGDGGFTMVMGDFLTAVKYELPIKIFLFNNKQLGMIMQEQKVENYPNWQTELQSCDFKSYAEACGGIGIKVENPNELPEAVKKALATNKPVIVDINTDPQRFI from the coding sequence GAATAATGAAAAAATAAAATATTTTCAGGTAAGACATGAACAAACTGCAGCATTTATGGCTTCAGCATATGGTAAACTCACGGGCCATATAGCAGCATGTCTAACAGTAGCAGGACCAGGGGCAACAAATCTAGCAACAGGGTTATATGATGCAAAATTAGATCACGCACCAGTACTTGCTTTAACAGGACAAGTAGAAAGACATAGGATTGGTACAGGTGCTACTCAAGAAATAGATCAGCACCCATTCTTTGAACCAATATGTGTATTTAACAAAACAGTTATGTCCAAAGAACAAGCAACAAGTCTCGTAACTCGTGGTATTAAACACGCATTAATGGAAAGGGGGGTTTCTCACCTGGGTATACCTAATGATATGCAGAAATTACCATACAATACAAAGATAAAAGATTTTGCAGGAAACCTTGCCAATCGTGCAGTTTCACAATCACCAAGACATCTAATCAATGCAGTAAAAGTCATTGATAAATCCAAAAGGCCGGTGATAATTGCAGGATTTGGTTGTATGGGTCAAGGTGATAATCTAATACACCTAGCAGAGAAAATAACCGCACCAATAATAACTACTTTCAGAGGGAAAGGTTTGGTAGATGAACATCACCATCTATACATGGGAAGTCATGGATCAATAGGATCCACCGCAGCTTCTGATCTTGTACAAAAATCCGATCTACTGATTGTTATAGGTGCATCATACTCTGATCAAAGCCAGATCCCAGAAAAACCAACAGTACAAGTAGATATTGATTCAATGATGATTGCCAAAAAATACCCGGTTAAAGTTGGATTGGTTGGAAATAGTACTGAAATAGTACCTGAATTATTAAATCTTGTTAAAAAACGTGAAGACAACAATTATTTAAAAGAAATGGAAAAATTGAAACAAGATTGGATCAATTTACTTGAAGAAGAAATAGACACAGAAAGTTCACCCATAAGGCCTCAGTTTATTATAAAAACCCTTAATGATCAGTTAGATGATGATGCCATCATCACTCTGGATGTAGGAGAAAATGCATGGTGGTTTGGTCGTAACTTCTGGATGACTAACAAACAAAAAATGTTATTGTCCGGGTACCTGGGTTCTATGGGTTTTGGTCTACCTGCTGCTATGGCTGCACAAATAACATATCCTGATCGACAAGTTGTATGTATCACTGGAGATGGTGGATTTACAATGGTTATGGGAGATTTTTTAACGGCAGTAAAATACGAACTCCCAATTAAAATATTTTTATTCAATAACAAACAATTAGGAATGATAATGCAAGAACAAAAGGTAGAAAACTATCCTAACTGGCAAACCGAACTTCAAAGCTGCGACTTTAAAAGTTATGCCGAAGCTTGTGGGGGAATAGGAATCAAAGTAGAAAATCCTAATGAATTGCCTGAAGCAGTTAAAAAAGCCCTTGCAACCAATAAACCAGTAATAGTAGATATCAACACAGATCCACAAAGATTTATTTAA
- a CDS encoding GAF domain-containing protein — protein MSNQESGKQEKADFGMGTGIKIDNQDIISLRERINNMLPGSSLKEISDIIMDESKRLTGSENCYIAYVDPINQDSVGISFSHMTDGCQMYADKGEARFKIRKDGTYGGLLGYSLDTGESFYINNPEVHPAAHGLPDGHVPVSQFLSVPVIYNDIIIGQIVLGNPEKDYTSRYVDITDAVADIYSYAIKKLVY, from the coding sequence ATGAGCAATCAAGAAAGTGGAAAACAAGAGAAAGCTGATTTTGGAATGGGTACAGGGATTAAAATAGATAATCAGGATATTATCTCCTTAAGAGAAAGGATCAATAATATGTTGCCTGGTTCTTCACTAAAAGAAATTTCAGATATTATTATGGATGAATCTAAACGATTGACAGGTAGTGAGAACTGTTACATTGCATATGTTGATCCTATAAACCAAGACAGTGTGGGAATTTCATTCTCGCATATGACTGATGGTTGCCAGATGTATGCAGATAAAGGTGAAGCACGTTTTAAGATTAGAAAAGATGGTACATATGGCGGTCTTCTCGGTTACTCTTTGGATACTGGTGAATCATTTTACATCAATAACCCAGAAGTTCATCCTGCAGCTCACGGTCTTCCAGATGGTCATGTACCTGTTTCTCAATTTTTATCAGTCCCTGTCATATATAATGATATTATAATTGGTCAGATTGTTCTGGGAAACCCTGAAAAAGATTACACATCGAGGTATGTTGACATAACAGATGCAGTGGCAGATATTTATTCATATGCTATTAAAAAATTAGTTTATTGA
- the tnpB gene encoding IS200/IS605 family element RNA-guided endonuclease TnpB translates to MFRAYKYRMYPKREQKDIFTKFFGAIRFVYNWGLEQKIRTYKENDKAISRFALNNELVTLKKENTWLNEVYSQSLQGATLNLEDAFKRFYRKQNDFPGFKSKKNRVQSFNVPQHYKVDFDNNMIRLPKIGWVKTKLHRTFKGKLKTATVSMTNTDKYYISILVDDGEEPPVKMGFSKGTTIGLDMGLTQFLTTSDGVKVDNPRPLKQQLKRLKCEQRKLSRKERGSNNWNKQKLKISKIHERICNVREDFQHKLSKSIVCENQVIAIEKLNIKGMIRNHYLAQSISDVGWSSFMKKLKYKCEWYGKTLLQLGLFEPSTKICSNCGYHNNGIKLHQREWICPNCEKRHDRDINAAVNIRDFALDKQNLISTVGTTEIKLL, encoded by the coding sequence ATGTTTAGAGCATACAAATATCGGATGTACCCTAAACGGGAGCAGAAGGATATCTTCACTAAATTTTTTGGTGCTATTCGATTCGTCTATAATTGGGGATTAGAACAGAAAATCCGAACATATAAAGAAAATGATAAAGCAATTAGTCGTTTTGCTCTTAACAATGAATTAGTAACCCTTAAAAAAGAAAATACATGGTTAAATGAAGTGTATAGTCAATCATTACAAGGAGCTACTCTTAATCTTGAAGATGCCTTTAAAAGATTCTACCGTAAACAAAACGATTTCCCCGGATTCAAATCAAAGAAAAATAGGGTACAATCATTCAACGTTCCACAACATTATAAAGTCGATTTCGATAACAACATGATACGTTTACCTAAGATTGGATGGGTTAAAACAAAGCTACACCGCACCTTTAAAGGCAAATTAAAGACAGCAACTGTATCAATGACAAATACAGATAAATATTATATAAGTATATTGGTGGATGACGGAGAAGAACCTCCAGTTAAGATGGGTTTCAGTAAAGGAACTACTATCGGGTTGGATATGGGTTTAACTCAATTCTTAACTACTAGTGATGGTGTTAAGGTGGATAATCCACGACCATTAAAACAACAGCTAAAACGACTTAAATGTGAACAACGTAAACTTTCACGTAAAGAACGAGGCAGTAATAACTGGAATAAACAAAAATTAAAAATATCAAAAATTCATGAACGAATATGTAATGTTCGTGAGGATTTTCAGCATAAACTTAGTAAATCTATTGTATGCGAGAATCAAGTAATAGCAATAGAGAAACTGAACATTAAAGGCATGATACGAAACCATTACCTTGCACAGAGTATTAGTGATGTAGGATGGTCTAGTTTCATGAAAAAACTGAAATATAAATGTGAGTGGTACGGTAAAACTTTACTCCAATTAGGACTGTTTGAGCCATCCACTAAAATTTGCAGTAATTGTGGATACCACAACAATGGAATAAAATTACATCAACGTGAATGGATTTGTCCAAACTGTGAAAAGAGACATGACCGTGATATCAATGCAGCAGTTAATATTCGCGATTTTGCTTTGGATAAACAGAATTTAATCAGTACCGTAGGAACTACGGAAATTAAGCTTCTCTGA
- a CDS encoding plastocyanin/azurin family copper-binding protein codes for MKNINFIFLGILLTIGIVAVSGCTSQSSTVTIQNMAFNPSTVHITGSTTIIWINKDNIEHEVVSDTGLFDSGVLAPGESFNYTFNQAGDYAYHCAIHPSMVGIIVVSSSSMVNSTNNSSTSTVTPIPSSPIPSSPGNNPAPNNPAPAPSNPGGSGTSGLGY; via the coding sequence ATGAAAAATATAAATTTTATATTTTTAGGGATTTTATTAACTATAGGTATCGTTGCAGTTTCGGGGTGTACTTCACAATCTAGTACTGTAACTATACAGAATATGGCTTTTAATCCTTCTACAGTACATATTACTGGCAGTACTACAATTATTTGGATTAATAAAGATAACATAGAACACGAGGTTGTCAGTGATACTGGTTTATTTGACAGCGGTGTTCTGGCCCCTGGTGAGAGTTTCAATTATACATTTAATCAAGCAGGTGACTATGCTTACCATTGTGCAATTCATCCATCTATGGTCGGAATTATTGTTGTTTCTTCATCATCTATGGTAAACAGTACTAACAACAGTAGTACATCAACAGTAACCCCAATACCGAGTTCACCGATACCATCTAGTCCAGGAAATAATCCTGCACCAAATAATCCTGCACCAGCCCCAAGTAATCCCGGTGGATCTGGAACAAGTGGACTAGGGTACTAA
- a CDS encoding prenyltransferase, whose protein sequence is MEYNLITVSKIIKLGRFQYLLGDFLLFTMGALLAILFNAEFVLSKFVLGYAILFTAHLSVHYSNDYFDSNVDQHTPPTLISGGSGILVENPELKEFAKWFSIIIMSLSIILTAVFTVVFKYPITFFLFLLFGNLLAWFYTAPPIKLSYRRLGEVANIIAVVIFLGTGYFALQRTLDLSFFLFSIPIIFLNLIFIVSFQIPDMEGDKLGGKITWIVLKGREFGFKIIAISGLLATVSFLIFPFTNIFPSIIDFRVLALISLISLSLGIIGIIKKPVNRESATKLAILNVAALFIISLLIDLYFIKLIQ, encoded by the coding sequence ATGGAATATAATCTTATCACAGTATCTAAAATTATTAAACTTGGAAGGTTCCAATATTTACTTGGAGACTTCCTTTTATTTACAATGGGAGCATTATTAGCTATTTTGTTTAATGCCGAATTTGTTTTAAGCAAGTTTGTACTCGGATATGCTATTTTATTTACAGCCCATCTATCTGTACATTATAGTAATGACTATTTTGATTCCAATGTAGATCAACATACTCCACCAACATTAATTTCTGGTGGTAGTGGTATCCTAGTTGAAAACCCCGAATTAAAAGAGTTTGCAAAATGGTTTTCAATAATTATAATGAGCCTATCAATTATTCTTACAGCGGTTTTTACTGTTGTATTTAAATATCCCATAACATTTTTCTTATTCTTATTATTTGGTAACTTGTTAGCATGGTTTTACACTGCACCTCCAATCAAATTATCTTATAGAAGGTTAGGAGAAGTTGCAAATATTATAGCAGTTGTTATATTCCTTGGAACGGGTTACTTTGCTTTACAAAGAACATTAGATCTATCTTTCTTTTTATTTTCAATTCCCATTATTTTTTTAAATTTGATATTTATAGTTAGCTTTCAAATTCCTGATATGGAAGGTGACAAATTAGGAGGTAAAATTACTTGGATTGTTCTCAAGGGTCGTGAATTTGGATTCAAAATTATTGCAATATCCGGATTATTAGCAACAGTTTCATTTTTGATCTTTCCTTTTACGAACATATTTCCATCGATAATAGATTTCCGTGTACTCGCTTTAATCTCACTCATATCTCTATCGTTGGGAATTATTGGAATAATAAAAAAACCAGTTAATAGGGAATCAGCAACAAAATTAGCTATTCTTAATGTAGCAGCTCTTTTCATTATTTCATTACTAATAGATCTGTATTTCATTAAACTCATTCAGTAA
- a CDS encoding prenyltransferase codes for MSETITVKPNNNVNNLLKFIKLGKPQFAIGLFFYFSLGALLGVLFNAEFVLSKFILGFAIIFLSTWAVHYHNDYYDFVSDHFGTPTAISGGSGVLVEHPEWRNKSKIMGITLIGLAIGISILFTYLFSYSITFILFVIVANLIAWFYAAPPFKLSYRGLGEFGNTAIGLLFPGLGYFALIGTLNLPFFVFAIPMLFLQLLFTLSVEIPDMEGDRLGGKMTWIASKGREFGFKIMAISGLLATISFLILPFTNLFPPIIDFRIVALISLIPLSLGIIELIKKPLDKFTATKYCIYNLASIFAAVILINAYFIYLIKII; via the coding sequence TTGTCTGAAACCATCACTGTTAAACCTAATAACAATGTTAATAATTTATTGAAATTTATCAAACTGGGAAAACCGCAATTTGCTATAGGATTGTTCTTTTATTTCAGTCTTGGTGCTCTACTTGGGGTTCTCTTTAATGCTGAATTTGTTTTAAGCAAATTTATACTAGGATTTGCTATTATATTCTTATCAACATGGGCAGTTCACTATCATAACGATTATTATGATTTTGTTTCAGATCATTTTGGCACTCCAACAGCTATTTCTGGTGGTAGCGGAGTACTAGTTGAACATCCTGAATGGAGAAATAAATCTAAAATAATGGGCATCACACTAATTGGATTAGCCATTGGCATTTCCATACTTTTTACATACCTATTTTCCTACTCAATAACATTTATCCTCTTTGTTATTGTTGCAAATCTTATAGCATGGTTTTATGCTGCTCCACCATTTAAACTGTCTTATCGCGGCTTAGGTGAATTTGGAAATACTGCAATCGGCCTTTTATTTCCAGGTTTAGGTTACTTTGCCCTAATTGGAACGTTAAACCTTCCCTTTTTTGTTTTTGCCATTCCAATGTTGTTTTTACAATTATTATTTACACTAAGCGTAGAAATCCCTGACATGGAAGGAGATAGATTAGGGGGTAAAATGACATGGATTGCTTCTAAAGGTCGTGAATTTGGATTTAAAATCATGGCAATATCAGGATTATTGGCAACTATTTCATTTCTAATACTACCATTCACAAATCTATTTCCCCCAATAATCGATTTCCGTATAGTTGCCCTTATATCATTAATTCCATTGAGTTTAGGAATAATTGAACTAATAAAAAAACCATTAGACAAATTCACTGCCACAAAATACTGTATTTACAACCTAGCATCAATATTTGCAGCTGTTATACTAATTAATGCGTACTTCATTTACCTCATAAAAATAATATAA
- a CDS encoding helix-turn-helix transcriptional regulator, whose amino-acid sequence MKTRMKEYRARYNLTQAQLAEKVGVRRETIGFLEKGKYNPSLKLAHDIAMVLGEKIEDIFIFENDEK is encoded by the coding sequence ATGAAAACTCGGATGAAAGAATATCGAGCAAGATACAATCTTACTCAAGCCCAGTTAGCCGAAAAAGTGGGAGTAAGAAGGGAAACCATTGGTTTTTTAGAGAAAGGAAAGTACAATCCTTCCCTAAAATTAGCACATGATATAGCAATGGTTCTCGGGGAAAAAATCGAAGATATATTTATCTTTGAAAATGACGAAAAATAA
- a CDS encoding NAD(P)/FAD-dependent oxidoreductase, whose product MKYNVVVVGGRVAGSASSLFASKGGLDVLMIEKRQEIGTPVQCGEATTKATYKTLGIKPSKKYIRAELKGSDVHAPNGKHVRVEGNKIHGFMEGYVVERKIFDKELAIKSAKAGTDIMIKTTVKDLIIKDGKVCGVVAKHLGKTFDIKADIVIAADGLESNISRLAGLKTVNTVNDIGSCAQYEMVGVDIPQNYMQLYFGDKIAPGGYLWMFPKGEGVANVGLGVLNSKETAYHYLTKFISKLDATPVELNIGGVPISGPMDQTYSSGLMVVGDAAGHADPVNGAGIENSVTCAKIAAEVAVESIEEEDTSSPYLKKYQDLWKLAIGKNIETSLKYRKIVDKLTDDDFNALATFLENKDPESISKLSILKFLKNYPHLITLLIDIFIRKP is encoded by the coding sequence ATGAAGTATAATGTGGTTGTTGTAGGTGGTCGAGTAGCTGGATCTGCTTCGTCTCTTTTTGCATCTAAAGGTGGTTTAGATGTATTAATGATTGAAAAAAGACAGGAAATTGGAACCCCTGTCCAATGCGGTGAAGCTACGACTAAAGCTACTTATAAAACTCTTGGAATAAAGCCATCTAAAAAATATATACGAGCAGAACTAAAAGGTTCAGATGTCCATGCTCCCAATGGTAAGCATGTTCGAGTGGAAGGTAACAAAATACACGGATTCATGGAAGGATATGTAGTAGAGAGAAAGATTTTCGATAAAGAGCTAGCAATAAAATCAGCCAAAGCTGGAACAGACATAATGATAAAGACTACAGTCAAAGATCTTATAATAAAAGATGGAAAGGTCTGTGGAGTCGTTGCTAAGCACCTTGGAAAGACATTCGATATTAAAGCAGATATTGTGATAGCAGCTGATGGTCTTGAATCTAATATATCCCGATTAGCTGGCCTTAAAACTGTTAATACTGTGAATGATATAGGTTCCTGTGCCCAATATGAAATGGTAGGCGTTGATATTCCCCAAAATTATATGCAATTATATTTTGGTGATAAAATTGCTCCTGGAGGATATTTATGGATGTTTCCTAAAGGTGAGGGGGTTGCAAATGTTGGTTTGGGTGTATTAAACTCAAAAGAAACAGCATATCATTACTTAACAAAATTCATAAGTAAATTGGATGCAACTCCTGTAGAACTTAATATAGGAGGAGTACCAATTTCAGGACCCATGGATCAAACCTATTCTTCTGGACTTATGGTTGTTGGAGATGCTGCAGGACATGCTGATCCAGTAAATGGTGCAGGTATAGAAAACAGCGTAACATGTGCTAAAATAGCAGCAGAAGTAGCAGTAGAATCAATTGAAGAGGAAGATACATCGTCCCCATATCTAAAAAAATATCAGGACCTTTGGAAGTTAGCTATTGGAAAAAATATTGAAACCTCCCTTAAATACAGGAAAATAGTTGATAAACTCACAGATGATGATTTCAATGCACTTGCAACATTTTTAGAAAATAAAGATCCAGAATCAATTTCAAAACTCTCAATACTTAAATTCTTGAAGAATTATCCTCATCTTATAACTCTTTTAATCGATATTTTTATCCGAAAACCATGA
- a CDS encoding cupredoxin family copper-binding protein → MYRNFLVFGVFLVLGVVAVSGCTSSQSGSTVTIQNMAFNPSTLNVQVGTTVMWINKDSTTHHVVSDTGVFDSGDLATGQSYNYTFNQTGSFPYHCSIHPSMTGTIVVSTSAPTSTGSSNSSGGSGIKY, encoded by the coding sequence ATGTATAGAAACTTTCTAGTTTTTGGTGTTTTTCTAGTATTGGGTGTTGTCGCAGTTTCTGGATGTACATCTAGTCAATCTGGTAGTACTGTTACCATCCAGAATATGGCTTTTAATCCTTCAACGTTGAATGTTCAGGTTGGCACAACTGTTATGTGGATTAATAAAGATTCAACCACTCATCACGTTGTAAGTGATACAGGAGTATTTGATAGTGGAGATTTAGCTACAGGACAGAGCTACAACTACACTTTCAATCAAACTGGAAGCTTCCCTTACCATTGTTCTATACATCCATCTATGACTGGTACTATTGTTGTTTCTACTTCAGCACCTACTAGTACGGGTAGTTCAAACAGCTCAGGTGGATCTGGTATAAAATACTGA
- a CDS encoding Rieske 2Fe-2S domain-containing protein, which produces MSFVEVFKKDELNDGEMKMKEIGGHEFMIARIGDNYYASDNRCPHMGGNLSLGKLDGTVITCPRHHSQFDLIDGHVIRWTDWTGIKLSLGKVLKSPRNLKTYEVMIEDDMIKIDYTV; this is translated from the coding sequence GTGAGTTTTGTTGAAGTTTTCAAAAAGGATGAGTTAAATGATGGTGAAATGAAAATGAAAGAGATTGGTGGTCATGAATTCATGATAGCCCGAATAGGAGACAATTACTATGCATCTGATAATCGTTGTCCTCATATGGGAGGCAACTTATCCCTGGGCAAATTGGATGGAACAGTCATTACTTGTCCAAGGCATCACAGTCAATTTGATCTTATAGATGGACATGTAATTCGATGGACAGACTGGACTGGAATCAAATTATCTTTAGGTAAAGTATTGAAGTCTCCAAGAAATCTTAAAACATATGAAGTCATGATCGAAGACGATATGATCAAAATTGATTATACCGTATAA
- a CDS encoding antibiotic biosynthesis monooxygenase, with product MTYVLVIHKVEDYDKWKSLYDENGAMRKTYGSKGAFVFHNSNDPNHMVVITEWENMEKAKNFAESEDLKITMQKAGVIGQPAVYYLEEIERTPY from the coding sequence ATGACTTATGTTTTGGTTATACATAAAGTTGAGGACTATGATAAGTGGAAGTCTTTATATGATGAGAATGGTGCTATGAGAAAAACCTACGGTTCGAAGGGTGCCTTTGTATTTCATAATTCTAATGATCCTAACCATATGGTTGTAATAACAGAGTGGGAAAATATGGAAAAGGCTAAAAACTTTGCTGAATCTGAAGATTTAAAAATTACAATGCAAAAAGCGGGCGTGATTGGCCAACCAGCAGTTTATTACCTGGAGGAGATTGAAAGAACACCGTACTAA
- a CDS encoding cupin domain-containing protein: protein MSNILDVLEVPKSGYSLIMENKKVRVMDMKLKPGDKSPMHNHPNDHVVYVFNNAKFKLSFPNGNSDEFELKAGQALWIDAGPHETENIGNTNGHNLVTEIK from the coding sequence ATGTCAAATATTTTAGATGTTTTAGAAGTGCCAAAAAGTGGATACAGTTTGATTATGGAAAACAAAAAAGTTAGGGTTATGGATATGAAATTGAAACCTGGAGATAAATCACCTATGCATAACCATCCTAATGACCATGTAGTTTATGTTTTTAATAATGCAAAGTTTAAATTAAGTTTTCCTAATGGAAATAGTGATGAATTTGAACTCAAAGCAGGACAAGCTTTATGGATAGATGCTGGACCACACGAAACAGAAAACATTGGCAATACTAATGGTCATAACCTAGTAACAGAAATAAAATAA
- a CDS encoding isoprenylcysteine carboxylmethyltransferase family protein, translating to MGIFLILLGLGFVVYTNKSFFKVGKGTLAPWDPPKRLVVGDLYRYVRNPMISGLSMIILGESMIFSSIELFGFFIFVVIFNHIYFVYSEEPGLEKRFGNEYIEYKKNVPRWIPRLTPWEKE from the coding sequence TTGGGAATATTTTTAATTCTTTTAGGATTGGGATTTGTAGTTTATACTAATAAATCATTTTTTAAGGTAGGTAAAGGCACTCTGGCACCGTGGGATCCTCCAAAGAGGTTGGTAGTTGGTGATCTTTACAGATATGTTAGAAACCCCATGATAAGTGGACTTTCAATGATTATTCTCGGTGAGTCAATGATCTTTTCTTCTATTGAATTATTTGGATTTTTTATTTTCGTAGTTATTTTTAATCACATCTATTTTGTTTATTCAGAAGAACCCGGGTTAGAAAAGAGGTTTGGAAATGAGTATATTGAATACAAGAAAAATGTGCCAAGATGGATACCTCGTTTAACCCCTTGGGAAAAAGAATAA
- the tfe gene encoding transcription factor E: MLTNTVVQEMLMDITNNEKGSISIIECILNGKTFDLEIAEETDIKLNTVRKVLYKLNEAGIATYKKSQDPETKWFIYSWKFEKENVFDVIAKKYERLSEEIEKSIEYEEANMFFACKSNGHRYKFEKASEHNFSCPKCGESLEHYDNSIIISELLKEKADLVSLAKSNGK; this comes from the coding sequence ATGCTAACCAATACAGTTGTTCAGGAAATGTTAATGGATATAACCAATAATGAAAAAGGCAGTATTTCGATTATTGAATGTATATTAAATGGTAAAACATTTGACTTAGAAATAGCAGAAGAAACCGATATAAAGCTAAATACCGTTAGAAAAGTTCTATATAAATTAAATGAAGCAGGCATTGCTACTTATAAGAAAAGCCAGGACCCTGAGACTAAATGGTTCATTTACAGTTGGAAATTTGAGAAGGAAAATGTATTCGATGTAATAGCCAAAAAATATGAAAGATTATCAGAAGAAATTGAAAAATCCATTGAATACGAAGAAGCAAATATGTTTTTCGCCTGTAAATCTAATGGCCACCGATACAAATTTGAAAAAGCATCTGAACACAACTTCTCATGCCCAAAATGTGGAGAATCACTAGAGCATTATGACAACTCCATCATAATAAGCGAACTATTGAAAGAAAAAGCAGATTTAGTATCCCTCGCAAAATCAAATGGAAAATAA
- a CDS encoding DUF2769 domain-containing protein yields the protein MDKFEQLMNDVGKMSPGDQNKAIEEYKASCICPTCPTWNKCADDANEKLFCVTGKSVSCITEPKGCMCPTCPLAQSLDVGMERNTYCLKGSEMEQRG from the coding sequence ATGGATAAATTTGAACAATTAATGAATGATGTTGGTAAAATGTCACCAGGTGATCAAAACAAAGCCATAGAAGAATATAAAGCTTCATGTATCTGTCCCACTTGTCCAACATGGAATAAATGTGCTGATGATGCCAATGAAAAACTTTTCTGTGTAACAGGAAAAAGTGTTAGTTGTATCACAGAACCCAAAGGTTGTATGTGCCCTACATGTCCATTAGCCCAATCTCTTGATGTGGGAATGGAACGTAACACATATTGTTTAAAAGGCTCTGAAATGGAACAAAGAGGATAA
- a CDS encoding tetratricopeptide repeat protein, producing MAVFDKLKNRNNDKLINECYEFIERLEYEHALKCLDRVLKLEPENIEILHNKGVVLKELGKLELKVQTTEYLNP from the coding sequence ATGGCTGTATTTGACAAGTTAAAAAATCGAAATAATGATAAATTGATTAATGAATGTTATGAATTTATAGAACGATTAGAGTATGAACATGCTTTAAAGTGTTTGGATCGGGTTTTGAAATTGGAACCTGAAAATATTGAAATTTTACATAATAAAGGTGTTGTTCTAAAAGAGCTTGGCAAGTTGGAGCTAAAGGTACAAACCACAGAATATTTAAATCCATAA